The Fragaria vesca subsp. vesca linkage group LG2, FraVesHawaii_1.0, whole genome shotgun sequence genome includes a window with the following:
- the LOC101313664 gene encoding patatin group A-3-like isoform 2: MELSKVTLEIFTKLEQQWLSHCEASKKTRILSIDGGGTTAIVAGEALIHLEDQIRLKTGDPHAQIVDFFDLVAGTGVGAVLAAMLVADDGSGRPLYTARAAVNSVAENSSKLFNAKAVGVFRRGRRYSGGSMDKALTELLTRDDGKVLTLKDTCKPLLVPCYDLKSSAPFVFSRADASESSSFDFELHQVCRATSATPGLFKPFDLRSVDGKTSCSAVDGGLVMNNPTAAAVTHALNNKRDFPSVNGVEDLLVLSLGNGPLSGRKPRRNGECSPSSVVDIVLDGVSETVDQMVGNAFCWNRTDYVRIQAFGLGPRSEQGEVVRERAVETLPFGGKRLLTETNGERIEGFVQRLVACGRSSLPPSPCKNSAVSQLANGR, translated from the exons ATGGAGCTAAGTAAGGTGACGCTGGAGATCTTCACGAAGCTGGAGCAGCAATGGCTCTCTCACTGCGAGGCCTCCAAGAAGACACGCATTCTCAGCATTGACGGCGGAGGAACCACCGCCATTGTCGCCGGTGAAGCCCTCATCCATCTCGAGGACCAGATCCGCCTCAAGACCGGCGATCCCCACGCTCAAATCGTCGATTTCTTCGACCTTGTTGCCGGGACCGGCGTCGGAGCTGTACTCGCCGCCATGCTCGTGGCCGACGACGGCTCCGGGAGGCCTCTTTACACTGCTAGAGCTGCTGTGAACTCGGTGGCTGAGAACAGCTCGAAGCTGTTCAACGCTAAGGCGGTGGGAGTCTTCCGCCGTGGCCGGAGATACTCCGGCGGAAGCATGGACAAGGCTCTGACGGAGCTGCTGACGAGGGACGACGGGAAGGTCTTGACGCTGAAGGACACGTGTAAGCCTCTCCTGGTTCCTTGCTACGACCTGAAGAGCTCGGCGCCGTTCGTCTTCTCCCGCGCCGACGCTTCCGAGTCGTCGAGTTTCGACTTCGAGCTCCACCAAGTCTGCCGCGCCACTTCAGCGACGCCGGGGCTGTTCAAACCGTTCGACCTGAGGTCGGTGGACGGGAAGACGTCGTGCTCGGCCGTGGACGGAGGGCTGGTGATGAACAACCCGACGGCAGCGGCTGTGACGCACGCGCTGAACAACAAGCGCGACTTCCCCTCCGTCAACGGCGTGGAGGACTTGCTCGTTTTATCCTTGGGGAACGGCCCCTTGAGCGGGCGTAAGCCCCGCCGTAACGGTGAATGCTCTCCCTCTTCCGTCGTTGACATTGTGCTTGACGGCGTCTCCGAGACCGTTGACCAGATGGTGGGAAATGCCTTCTGTTGGAACCGTACGGACTACGTTAGAATTCAG GCCTTTGGATTGGGGCCGAGATCGGAGCAAGGGGAGGTGGTGAGGGAGAGAGCGGTGGAGACGTTACCGTTTGGCGGGAAGCGGTTACTGACGGAGACAAACGGAGAGAGAATCGAGGGTTTCGTGCAGCGACTCGTTGCGTGTGGGAGGAGCAGTTTGCCACCTAGTCCGTGCAAGAATTCCGCCGTTAGCCAACTCGCTAACGGCCGTTAG
- the LOC101313664 gene encoding patatin group A-3-like isoform 1: MELSKVTLEIFTKLEQQWLSHCEASKKTRILSIDGGGTTAIVAGEALIHLEDQIRLKTGDPHAQIVDFFDLVAGTGVGAVLAAMLVADDGSGRPLYTARAAVNSVAENSSKLFNAKAVGVFRRGRRYSGGSMDKALTELLTRDDGKVLTLKDTCKPLLVPCYDLKSSAPFVFSRADASESSSFDFELHQVCRATSATPGLFKPFDLRSVDGKTSCSAVDGGLVMNNPTAAAVTHALNNKRDFPSVNGVEDLLVLSLGNGPLSGRKPRRNGECSPSSVVDIVLDGVSETVDQMVGNAFCWNRTDYVRIQVTGFSAFGLGPRSEQGEVVRERAVETLPFGGKRLLTETNGERIEGFVQRLVACGRSSLPPSPCKNSAVSQLANGR; encoded by the exons ATGGAGCTAAGTAAGGTGACGCTGGAGATCTTCACGAAGCTGGAGCAGCAATGGCTCTCTCACTGCGAGGCCTCCAAGAAGACACGCATTCTCAGCATTGACGGCGGAGGAACCACCGCCATTGTCGCCGGTGAAGCCCTCATCCATCTCGAGGACCAGATCCGCCTCAAGACCGGCGATCCCCACGCTCAAATCGTCGATTTCTTCGACCTTGTTGCCGGGACCGGCGTCGGAGCTGTACTCGCCGCCATGCTCGTGGCCGACGACGGCTCCGGGAGGCCTCTTTACACTGCTAGAGCTGCTGTGAACTCGGTGGCTGAGAACAGCTCGAAGCTGTTCAACGCTAAGGCGGTGGGAGTCTTCCGCCGTGGCCGGAGATACTCCGGCGGAAGCATGGACAAGGCTCTGACGGAGCTGCTGACGAGGGACGACGGGAAGGTCTTGACGCTGAAGGACACGTGTAAGCCTCTCCTGGTTCCTTGCTACGACCTGAAGAGCTCGGCGCCGTTCGTCTTCTCCCGCGCCGACGCTTCCGAGTCGTCGAGTTTCGACTTCGAGCTCCACCAAGTCTGCCGCGCCACTTCAGCGACGCCGGGGCTGTTCAAACCGTTCGACCTGAGGTCGGTGGACGGGAAGACGTCGTGCTCGGCCGTGGACGGAGGGCTGGTGATGAACAACCCGACGGCAGCGGCTGTGACGCACGCGCTGAACAACAAGCGCGACTTCCCCTCCGTCAACGGCGTGGAGGACTTGCTCGTTTTATCCTTGGGGAACGGCCCCTTGAGCGGGCGTAAGCCCCGCCGTAACGGTGAATGCTCTCCCTCTTCCGTCGTTGACATTGTGCTTGACGGCGTCTCCGAGACCGTTGACCAGATGGTGGGAAATGCCTTCTGTTGGAACCGTACGGACTACGTTAGAATTCAGGTAACGGGTTTCTCC GCCTTTGGATTGGGGCCGAGATCGGAGCAAGGGGAGGTGGTGAGGGAGAGAGCGGTGGAGACGTTACCGTTTGGCGGGAAGCGGTTACTGACGGAGACAAACGGAGAGAGAATCGAGGGTTTCGTGCAGCGACTCGTTGCGTGTGGGAGGAGCAGTTTGCCACCTAGTCCGTGCAAGAATTCCGCCGTTAGCCAACTCGCTAACGGCCGTTAG